A stretch of Anaeromyxobacter dehalogenans 2CP-1 DNA encodes these proteins:
- a CDS encoding CsbD family protein encodes MNRDQIKGKLDELKGNAKKRIGGATENPSKQAEGWVEEQGGKIRKGVGDLKEDAERSRRSDPDRDLDR; translated from the coding sequence GTGAACCGCGACCAGATCAAGGGCAAGCTCGACGAGCTGAAGGGCAACGCGAAGAAGCGGATCGGCGGGGCGACCGAGAACCCGTCCAAGCAGGCAGAGGGCTGGGTGGAGGAGCAGGGGGGGAAGATCCGCAAGGGCGTGGGCGATCTGAAGGAAGACGCCGAGCGCTCGCGGCGGAGCGACCCGGACCGCGACCTGGACCGCTGA
- a CDS encoding phosphodiester glycosidase family protein, with amino-acid sequence MPALALAALLALAGAAPAAAPAGFQALEPGLELGHFDGPPGVAGDGKIVVVRIDPARFELRLLNASAPGHGGLLTARAWAERAGASAAINASMYQEDFRTSVSLMRTREHVNQRRVSRDRTVLAFDPLERGLPAVRMIDRDCEDLDGALRGYGAAVQSIRMVSCQRKNVWAPSARRTSAAAVGVDGKGRVLFIHARSPWPVHELVNALLALPLDLRQAMYVEGGPEAQLFVRGGGRELERVGAFEAAPAADNRDAWPVPNVIAAVRRR; translated from the coding sequence ATGCCCGCGCTCGCCCTCGCCGCCCTCCTCGCGCTCGCCGGGGCCGCTCCGGCCGCCGCCCCGGCCGGCTTCCAGGCGCTCGAGCCCGGCCTGGAGCTGGGCCACTTCGACGGTCCGCCCGGCGTCGCCGGCGACGGCAAGATCGTGGTGGTGCGGATCGACCCGGCCCGCTTCGAGCTGCGGCTCCTGAACGCCTCGGCGCCCGGCCACGGCGGGCTGCTCACCGCGCGCGCCTGGGCGGAGCGGGCCGGCGCGTCGGCCGCCATCAACGCGAGCATGTACCAGGAGGACTTCCGCACCAGCGTCTCGCTCATGCGGACGCGCGAGCACGTGAACCAGCGGCGCGTCTCGCGCGACCGGACCGTGCTCGCCTTCGACCCGCTGGAGCGCGGCCTGCCCGCGGTGCGGATGATCGACCGCGACTGCGAGGACCTGGACGGCGCGCTGCGCGGTTACGGCGCGGCGGTGCAGTCGATCCGGATGGTCTCCTGCCAGCGCAAGAACGTCTGGGCCCCGTCGGCGCGCCGGACCTCGGCCGCGGCGGTGGGCGTGGACGGCAAGGGGCGCGTGCTGTTCATCCACGCGCGCAGCCCCTGGCCGGTGCACGAGCTGGTGAACGCGCTGCTGGCGCTGCCGCTCGACCTGCGGCAGGCGATGTACGTCGAGGGCGGCCCCGAGGCGCAGCTGTTCGTGCGCGGCGGCGGGCGCGAGCTGGAGCGGGTGGGCGCGTTCGAGGCGGCGCCGGCCGCCGACAACCGCGACGCGTGGCCGGTCCCGAACGTGATCGCGGCCGTGCGCCGCCGGTAG
- a CDS encoding M2 family metallopeptidase: MTTLPVLQLAAVLLAATPSAPAAPPQPAAAAKPTAADAKAFVGEANAELKKLWIRWSTAEWIKSTYITDDTERNAAALNEDQMAYLTDAIRGAVRFQGVGADPDTERMLMLLRIASPLPAPSDAAQRAELAQLAAKLEGMYGKGKWCGAPGSAARGAEKCRDLQDLEQVMAKSRDYDALLDAWTGWHTISRDMRPLYERMVTISNAGAREIGFRDLGDLWRSGYDMPPDAFEADTDRLWAQVKPFYEELHCYVRSKLQKAYGKARVPDGKPIPAHLLGNMWAQDWANLYPLVEPYHGQPSLDVDAALRRQKTDPIKMVKLGEAFFTSLGFEPLPKTFWERSQFTKPRDRDVVCHASAWDVTYSADLRIKMCIRPTEEDLVTIHHELGHNFYQRAYVHLPVLFQNGANDGFHEAIGDAIALSITPGYLKQVGLIQTVPKDEKGVVNVQMKRALEKVAFLPFGKLIDQWRWDVFSGKTPASRYNAAWWELRRKYQGVDAPVSRSEADFDPGAKYHVPANVPYTRYFLAHVYQFQFHKALCEAAGWKGPLHECSIYGSKAAGKKLDAMLAMGASRPWPEAYAALTGSRQADASAMLEYFAPLRAWLRKQIAGQSCGW, from the coding sequence ATGACGACACTCCCGGTCTTGCAGCTCGCAGCCGTCCTCCTCGCCGCGACGCCCTCCGCGCCGGCGGCGCCCCCGCAGCCCGCAGCCGCCGCGAAGCCCACCGCCGCCGACGCGAAGGCGTTCGTGGGCGAGGCGAACGCCGAGCTGAAGAAGCTCTGGATCCGCTGGTCCACCGCGGAGTGGATCAAGTCCACCTACATCACCGACGACACCGAGCGGAACGCCGCGGCCCTCAACGAGGACCAGATGGCCTACCTGACCGACGCGATCCGCGGCGCGGTCCGGTTCCAGGGCGTCGGCGCCGACCCCGACACCGAGCGCATGCTGATGCTGCTGCGCATCGCCTCGCCGCTCCCGGCGCCGAGCGACGCCGCGCAGCGCGCCGAGCTGGCGCAGCTCGCCGCGAAGCTCGAGGGCATGTACGGCAAGGGCAAGTGGTGCGGCGCGCCCGGCAGCGCGGCGCGCGGCGCCGAGAAGTGCCGCGACCTGCAGGATCTCGAGCAGGTGATGGCCAAGAGCCGCGACTACGACGCGCTGCTCGACGCCTGGACCGGCTGGCACACCATCTCGCGCGACATGCGCCCGCTCTACGAGCGGATGGTGACCATCTCCAACGCGGGCGCGCGCGAGATCGGCTTCCGCGACCTCGGCGACCTGTGGCGCAGCGGCTACGACATGCCGCCCGACGCGTTCGAGGCCGACACCGACCGGCTCTGGGCGCAGGTGAAGCCGTTCTACGAGGAGCTGCACTGCTACGTCCGCAGCAAGCTGCAGAAGGCCTACGGCAAGGCGCGGGTGCCGGACGGCAAGCCCATCCCGGCGCACCTGCTCGGCAACATGTGGGCGCAGGACTGGGCCAACCTCTACCCGCTGGTCGAGCCGTACCACGGGCAGCCGTCGCTCGACGTGGACGCGGCGCTGCGCCGGCAGAAGACCGATCCCATCAAGATGGTGAAGCTGGGCGAGGCGTTCTTCACCTCGCTGGGCTTCGAGCCGCTCCCGAAGACGTTCTGGGAGCGCTCGCAGTTCACGAAGCCGCGCGACCGCGACGTGGTGTGCCACGCCAGCGCCTGGGACGTGACCTACTCCGCCGACCTGCGCATCAAGATGTGCATCCGGCCGACCGAGGAGGACCTCGTCACCATCCACCACGAGCTGGGCCACAACTTCTACCAGCGCGCCTACGTGCACCTGCCGGTGCTGTTCCAGAACGGCGCGAACGACGGCTTCCACGAGGCCATCGGCGACGCGATCGCGCTGTCCATCACCCCCGGGTACCTGAAGCAGGTCGGCCTGATCCAGACCGTGCCGAAGGACGAGAAGGGCGTGGTGAACGTGCAGATGAAGCGCGCGCTCGAGAAGGTCGCGTTCCTGCCGTTCGGCAAGCTCATCGACCAGTGGCGCTGGGACGTGTTCTCCGGCAAGACGCCGGCGTCGCGCTACAACGCGGCCTGGTGGGAGCTGCGCCGCAAGTACCAGGGCGTGGACGCGCCGGTCTCGCGCAGCGAGGCGGACTTCGATCCGGGCGCGAAGTACCACGTGCCCGCGAACGTGCCCTACACGCGCTACTTCCTCGCGCACGTGTACCAGTTCCAGTTCCACAAGGCGCTGTGCGAGGCCGCCGGGTGGAAGGGGCCGCTGCACGAGTGCTCGATCTACGGCTCGAAGGCCGCCGGCAAGAAGCTCGACGCCATGCTGGCCATGGGCGCGTCGAGGCCGTGGCCCGAGGCCTACGCCGCGCTGACCGGCTCGCGCCAGGCGGACGCGTCCGCCATGCTCGAGTACTTCGCGCCGCTGCGCGCCTGGCTCCGGAAGCAGATCGCCGGCCAGTCCTGCGGCTGGTAG
- a CDS encoding glycosyl hydrolase family 8, whose product MRPTARNLAPLLAVLCAPPALLAGCGHAEPRPRAAAQDRDGLSALWSYYRYTHVLGGRVAALDEGGVTTSEGQGYAMLRAVWMDDRATLDAVWRWTRENLAVREDRLLAWRWLGGKVQDRNAATDADQDVALALVLASRRFGDPRYLEAARPLLADLWAREVIRAGGRWLPTGGNWAPAERYPTIHVAYLAPYAYQVFADVDPERPWAELVESSYQVLRFLLIEKGLALPPERIWVDPRTGELLLARPGGQPDAFGYDAVPIYWRVALDARWFGRRGEAELRARLLRFPAEAFRDEGRLRERYTTSGRPLSGLDGLPHLASVQALAQVEDPDLARAMRTSKLDALFDRALSGEATPYYLHNWLWFGRALEAGLLRRFDEPLAFLSSLDWGAFRDRFPLLPVALALGLAPLARRLWPARAALVALALGLSIRYLAWRAGSTLNFVEPLGPALSLALLAAEAYALSTVALLVVQVGLRHRARPPEPPLQAGEPHPSVDVMVPIYSEPLDILDKTLAACAAMRYPRKTIVVCDDSHRGEVARLAAEHGARYLAGPRRHAKAGNLNAALQRTDGELVVVFDTDHVPTAAFLERTVPCFRDPRLGVVQTPHHFYNPDVFQRALGAPASVPNEADLFNHAIQGARDRWGGAFFVGSGAVFRREALASVGGFHLLSITEDIHTSQKLHARGWRTRFVDEDLAAGLSAEDLASYVVQRRRWMLGCLQIFFRDNPLLQRGLPLRHRVGYLASLWYFFFPLARLVFFATPLAYLLFHLHPLFAELPVLLAYLLPHLVAAPLAASALVPGWPRLLWGSLYEGAVAFPLARATLDLLLPKRLGFKVTPKGVRSERRRFDLRTSAFTLAAAAVGLLAIAKGAAELWAFGIEVEAYAFNLAWAAANLVSVLLALLVAWERPQRREDERIRRRVPVRLDAPGLSLAATTLDLARGGAAVALPAGAALPAEVEVTFDGPERLRLRARVAYLEAVGGAPRAGLAFQGVSAAEARALVRIAFSADGAHAGAHDGRSRWQAAMAWHLLAGLWRAVRPLRPRRRLGARRRALRPLRLCGAGRACRAIAVDASPGGLGLVAAGPGDAMPAPGTSLALLAPEGIAWARVAHAHRILPGLWRLGLALQAEPVPGAEPHAYLAA is encoded by the coding sequence ATGCGGCCGACCGCCCGGAACCTCGCCCCCCTGCTCGCCGTCCTGTGCGCCCCGCCGGCCCTGCTCGCGGGGTGCGGCCACGCCGAGCCGCGCCCGCGCGCGGCCGCGCAGGACCGCGACGGGCTCTCCGCCCTGTGGAGCTACTACCGGTACACCCACGTGCTGGGCGGCCGGGTCGCGGCGCTCGACGAGGGCGGCGTCACCACCTCCGAGGGCCAGGGCTACGCCATGCTCCGCGCGGTGTGGATGGACGACCGCGCCACGCTCGACGCGGTCTGGCGCTGGACGCGCGAGAACCTGGCGGTGCGCGAGGACCGGCTGCTGGCGTGGCGCTGGCTGGGCGGCAAGGTCCAGGACCGGAACGCCGCCACCGACGCGGACCAGGACGTGGCGCTCGCGCTGGTGCTCGCGTCGCGCCGCTTCGGCGACCCGCGCTACCTCGAGGCGGCGCGCCCGCTGCTCGCCGACCTCTGGGCGCGCGAGGTGATCCGCGCCGGCGGGCGCTGGCTCCCCACCGGCGGGAACTGGGCGCCCGCCGAGCGCTACCCGACGATCCACGTCGCCTACCTCGCGCCGTACGCGTACCAGGTGTTCGCCGACGTGGATCCGGAGCGGCCCTGGGCCGAGCTGGTCGAGTCGAGCTACCAGGTGCTGCGGTTCCTCCTGATCGAGAAGGGCCTGGCGCTCCCGCCCGAGCGGATCTGGGTGGACCCGCGCACCGGCGAGCTGCTGCTGGCGCGCCCGGGCGGGCAGCCCGACGCGTTCGGCTACGACGCGGTGCCGATCTACTGGCGCGTGGCGCTCGACGCGCGCTGGTTCGGGCGGCGCGGCGAGGCGGAGCTGCGCGCGCGGCTGCTCCGCTTCCCCGCCGAGGCGTTCCGCGACGAGGGGCGGCTGCGCGAGCGGTACACGACCTCGGGCCGCCCCCTCTCCGGGCTGGACGGGCTCCCCCACCTCGCCTCGGTGCAGGCGCTCGCGCAGGTGGAGGACCCGGACCTGGCGCGCGCCATGCGGACGTCGAAGCTCGACGCGCTGTTCGACCGGGCCCTCTCCGGCGAGGCGACGCCGTACTACCTGCACAACTGGCTCTGGTTCGGGCGCGCCCTGGAGGCAGGGCTCCTGCGCCGCTTCGACGAGCCGCTCGCGTTCCTGTCCTCGCTCGACTGGGGCGCGTTCCGCGACCGCTTCCCGCTGCTCCCGGTCGCGCTGGCGCTCGGGCTCGCGCCGCTCGCGCGGCGGCTCTGGCCGGCGCGGGCGGCGCTGGTGGCGCTCGCGCTCGGCCTGTCGATCCGGTACCTCGCCTGGCGCGCCGGCTCGACGCTCAACTTCGTCGAGCCGCTCGGCCCCGCCCTCTCGCTGGCGCTCCTCGCCGCCGAGGCCTACGCGCTCTCCACCGTCGCGCTCCTCGTGGTGCAGGTCGGGCTCCGCCACCGCGCCCGCCCGCCCGAGCCGCCGCTCCAGGCCGGCGAGCCGCACCCGTCGGTGGACGTGATGGTGCCCATCTACTCCGAGCCGCTCGACATCCTCGACAAGACGCTCGCCGCCTGCGCGGCGATGCGCTACCCGCGGAAGACCATCGTGGTCTGCGACGACTCGCACCGCGGGGAGGTGGCCCGGCTCGCGGCCGAGCACGGCGCCCGCTACCTGGCCGGCCCGCGCCGGCACGCCAAGGCCGGCAACCTGAACGCGGCGCTCCAGCGCACCGACGGCGAGCTGGTGGTGGTGTTCGACACCGACCACGTGCCCACCGCCGCGTTCCTGGAGCGGACCGTGCCCTGCTTCCGCGACCCGCGGCTCGGCGTGGTCCAGACGCCGCACCACTTCTACAACCCCGACGTCTTCCAGCGCGCGCTCGGCGCGCCGGCCTCGGTGCCGAACGAGGCGGACCTGTTCAACCACGCCATCCAGGGCGCGCGGGACCGCTGGGGCGGCGCGTTCTTCGTGGGCAGCGGCGCGGTGTTCCGCCGCGAGGCGCTCGCCTCGGTGGGCGGCTTCCACCTGCTCTCCATCACCGAGGACATCCACACCAGCCAGAAGCTGCACGCGAGGGGCTGGCGCACGCGCTTCGTGGACGAGGACCTCGCCGCCGGGCTCTCCGCCGAGGACCTCGCGAGCTACGTGGTGCAGCGGCGGCGCTGGATGCTGGGCTGCCTGCAGATCTTCTTCCGCGACAACCCGCTCCTCCAGCGCGGGCTGCCGCTCCGGCACCGCGTCGGCTACCTCGCCTCGCTCTGGTACTTCTTCTTCCCGCTGGCCCGGCTGGTGTTCTTCGCCACGCCGCTCGCGTACCTCCTGTTCCACCTGCACCCGCTGTTCGCCGAGCTGCCGGTGCTGCTCGCGTACCTCCTCCCGCACCTGGTCGCCGCGCCGCTGGCCGCGTCGGCGCTGGTGCCGGGCTGGCCGCGGCTGCTCTGGGGCAGCCTGTACGAGGGCGCGGTGGCGTTCCCGCTCGCGCGCGCCACGCTCGACCTGCTCCTTCCGAAGCGCCTCGGCTTCAAGGTGACCCCCAAGGGCGTGCGCTCCGAGCGGCGCCGCTTCGACCTGCGCACCTCGGCGTTCACGCTCGCGGCCGCGGCCGTCGGGCTGCTCGCCATCGCCAAGGGCGCGGCGGAGCTGTGGGCGTTCGGCATCGAGGTCGAGGCGTACGCGTTCAACCTGGCCTGGGCGGCCGCGAACCTCGTCTCGGTGCTGCTCGCGCTGCTCGTCGCATGGGAGCGCCCGCAGCGCCGCGAGGACGAGCGGATCCGGCGGCGCGTGCCGGTGCGGCTGGACGCTCCGGGGCTGTCCCTCGCCGCGACCACGCTCGACCTCGCCCGCGGCGGCGCCGCGGTGGCGCTGCCGGCCGGCGCCGCGCTGCCGGCCGAGGTGGAGGTGACGTTCGACGGACCTGAGCGGCTCCGGCTCCGCGCCCGGGTCGCGTACCTCGAGGCGGTGGGCGGGGCGCCTCGCGCCGGGCTCGCGTTCCAGGGCGTCTCCGCGGCCGAGGCGCGCGCGCTGGTCCGGATCGCGTTCTCGGCCGACGGGGCGCACGCGGGCGCGCACGACGGGCGCAGCCGATGGCAGGCGGCCATGGCCTGGCACCTCCTCGCCGGGCTGTGGCGGGCGGTCCGGCCGCTCCGCCCGCGGCGCCGCCTCGGGGCGCGGCGCCGGGCGCTGCGGCCGCTCCGGCTCTGCGGTGCGGGGCGCGCCTGCCGGGCCATCGCGGTGGACGCGTCGCCCGGCGGGCTGGGCCTCGTCGCCGCCGGCCCGGGCGATGCCATGCCGGCCCCGGGGACGTCGCTGGCCCTGCTCGCCCCGGAGGGGATCGCCTGGGCTCGCGTGGCCCACGCGCATCGCATCCTCCCGGGCCTGTGGCGGCTGGGCTTGGCGCTCCAGGCGGAGCCCGTCCCGGGCGCCGAGCCGCATGCCTACCTTGCTGCCTGA
- the pgm gene encoding phosphoglucomutase (alpha-D-glucose-1,6-bisphosphate-dependent) produces the protein MAHPLAGKPAPRDVLVDVPDLLRRYAADAPDPSVPAQRVAFGTSGHRGSSLRRSFNEAHILAVAQAVCEHRARAGVTGPLFLGRDTHALSEPAERTALEVLAANGVEVVVSQGGAPVPTPVVSHAILTANRGRTAGLADGIVITPSHNPPEDGGIKYNPPDGGPADTAVTAAIEARANALLAGGNREVRRVPWERARRAATVRERDYVRPYVQDLAAAVDLDAARGAPLRVGVDPLGGSNAHYWGAIAEAFGLDLEVTNPVVDPTFGFMPLDHDGKIRMDCSSPYAMANLVALKDRFDLAFGNDADSDRHGIVTPSAGLMNPNHYLAVAIDWLFSHRDGWPAAAAVGKTLVSSALIDRVARRLGRRLVEVPVGFKWFVPGLLDGSLGFGGEESAGATFLRRDGSPWTTDKDGMVMDLLAVEIRARSGRDPAERYRALAADLGAPVYARVDAPATPAEKAILGKLAPEAVAAKTLAGDPITARLTRAPGNGAAIGGLKVTTEQGWFAARPSGTEDVYKIYAESFRDAAHLDRILGEARAIVAAALRA, from the coding sequence ATGGCCCATCCTCTCGCCGGAAAGCCCGCGCCGCGGGACGTGCTGGTGGACGTCCCCGACCTGCTCCGCCGCTACGCCGCGGACGCGCCCGACCCGTCCGTCCCCGCCCAGCGGGTCGCGTTCGGCACCTCCGGCCACCGCGGCTCCTCGCTGCGCCGGAGCTTCAACGAGGCGCACATCCTCGCGGTGGCGCAGGCCGTCTGCGAGCACCGCGCCCGCGCCGGGGTGACCGGTCCCCTGTTCCTGGGGCGCGACACGCACGCGCTGTCGGAGCCGGCGGAGCGGACCGCGCTGGAGGTGCTCGCCGCGAACGGCGTCGAGGTGGTGGTCTCGCAGGGCGGGGCGCCCGTCCCCACCCCGGTCGTCTCGCACGCCATCCTCACCGCGAACCGGGGGCGGACCGCGGGCCTGGCGGACGGGATCGTCATCACGCCCTCGCACAATCCGCCCGAGGACGGCGGCATCAAGTACAACCCGCCCGACGGCGGTCCGGCCGACACCGCCGTGACCGCGGCCATCGAGGCGCGCGCGAATGCGCTGCTCGCCGGCGGCAACCGCGAGGTGCGGCGCGTCCCGTGGGAGCGGGCGCGGCGGGCCGCCACGGTGCGCGAGCGCGACTACGTGCGGCCGTACGTGCAGGACCTCGCCGCGGCGGTGGACCTCGACGCCGCGCGGGGCGCGCCGCTCCGGGTGGGCGTGGACCCGCTGGGCGGCTCGAACGCGCACTACTGGGGCGCCATCGCCGAGGCGTTCGGGCTCGACCTCGAGGTGACGAACCCGGTGGTGGACCCGACGTTCGGCTTCATGCCGCTCGACCACGACGGGAAGATCCGCATGGACTGCTCGTCGCCGTACGCGATGGCGAACCTGGTGGCGCTGAAGGACCGGTTCGACCTCGCCTTCGGCAACGACGCCGACTCCGACCGCCACGGCATCGTGACGCCGTCCGCAGGCCTGATGAACCCGAACCACTACCTGGCGGTCGCGATCGACTGGCTGTTCTCGCACCGCGACGGCTGGCCGGCCGCGGCGGCCGTGGGCAAGACGCTGGTCTCGTCGGCGCTCATCGACCGGGTGGCGCGCCGGCTCGGGCGCCGCCTGGTGGAGGTGCCGGTCGGCTTCAAGTGGTTCGTGCCGGGCCTGCTCGACGGCAGCCTCGGCTTCGGCGGCGAGGAGAGCGCCGGGGCGACGTTCCTGCGGCGCGACGGGAGCCCCTGGACCACCGACAAGGACGGGATGGTGATGGACCTGCTCGCGGTGGAGATCCGCGCCCGGAGCGGCCGCGATCCCGCGGAGCGGTACCGCGCGCTCGCCGCCGACCTGGGCGCGCCGGTCTACGCGCGCGTGGACGCGCCCGCCACGCCCGCCGAGAAGGCGATCCTGGGCAAGCTCGCGCCGGAGGCGGTCGCGGCCAAGACGCTCGCCGGCGACCCCATCACCGCGCGGCTGACGCGCGCCCCCGGGAACGGCGCCGCCATCGGCGGGCTCAAGGTGACGACGGAGCAGGGCTGGTTCGCGGCGCGGCCGTCCGGCACCGAGGACGTGTACAAGATCTACGCGGAGAGCTTCCGCGACGCGGCCCACCTGGATCGCATCCTGGGGGAGGCGAGGGCGATCGTGGCCGCGGCGCTGCGCGCGTGA
- a CDS encoding HIT family protein — protein sequence MSIADPCTACELLLGRGRVPGGLLRREGGFALHALADASPIPGWLVLTSERHARAWYDLAPAELAALGPLAARVMNAQRAVLGAEHVYAFAIGDALRHFHLHLVPRTAATPERLRGRRCFEGRPEDMLGEDALAAAARAVAAAL from the coding sequence ATGTCCATCGCCGACCCCTGCACCGCCTGTGAGCTCCTCCTCGGCCGCGGCCGCGTGCCTGGCGGGCTGCTGCGCCGCGAGGGCGGCTTCGCGCTGCACGCGCTCGCCGACGCCTCGCCCATCCCCGGCTGGCTGGTGCTCACCAGCGAGCGCCACGCGCGCGCCTGGTACGACCTCGCGCCCGCCGAGCTCGCCGCGCTCGGGCCGCTCGCCGCGCGCGTGATGAACGCGCAGCGCGCCGTGCTCGGCGCCGAGCACGTCTACGCGTTCGCGATCGGCGACGCGCTCCGCCACTTCCACCTGCACCTCGTCCCGCGCACCGCCGCCACCCCGGAGCGCCTGCGCGGCCGCCGCTGCTTCGAGGGCCGGCCGGAGGACATGCTGGGCGAGGACGCGCTCGCCGCCGCGGCGCGCGCCGTGGCCGCCGCGCTGTGA
- a CDS encoding aldo/keto reductase yields the protein MAGAWTIRSTVELRGGVRMPILGLGVWQSPPGDETRNAVLAALRLGYRLVDTARAYRNEEDVGAAIRESGVPRDEVFVTTKLWNSDHGYDSTLRACDESLRRLGLDRLDLYLVHWPVPKLRGETWRAMERILAEGKARAIGVSNYTIRHLDELLASANEPPSVNQVELHPFLVQRGLVDHCQANGIQVEAYGPLVRGHKMENPVLQRIAHRVERTPAQVLIRWGIEHGLVTIPKSVHEHRIRENADVFGFSLSPADLAALDALDEGYRTSWDPTDAP from the coding sequence ATGGCCGGCGCCTGGACGATCCGATCGACCGTCGAGCTTCGCGGCGGCGTGCGCATGCCGATCCTCGGCCTGGGGGTGTGGCAGTCTCCGCCCGGGGACGAGACGCGCAACGCGGTGCTCGCGGCGCTGCGGCTGGGGTACCGGCTGGTGGACACCGCCCGCGCCTACCGGAACGAGGAGGACGTGGGCGCGGCCATCCGCGAGAGCGGCGTGCCGCGCGACGAGGTCTTCGTCACCACCAAGCTCTGGAACTCCGATCACGGCTACGACTCGACGCTGCGCGCCTGCGACGAGAGCCTGCGGCGGCTCGGGCTCGACCGGCTCGACCTATACCTCGTCCACTGGCCGGTGCCGAAGCTGCGCGGCGAGACCTGGCGCGCCATGGAGCGGATCCTGGCCGAGGGGAAGGCGCGGGCCATCGGCGTGTCGAACTACACCATCCGTCACCTGGACGAGCTGCTCGCGTCGGCGAACGAGCCGCCCTCGGTGAACCAGGTCGAGCTGCACCCGTTCCTGGTCCAGCGCGGGCTGGTGGACCACTGCCAGGCGAACGGCATCCAGGTCGAGGCGTACGGACCGCTGGTCCGCGGGCACAAGATGGAGAACCCGGTGCTGCAGCGGATCGCGCACCGGGTCGAGCGCACGCCCGCGCAGGTGCTCATCCGCTGGGGCATCGAGCACGGCCTGGTGACCATCCCGAAGTCGGTGCACGAGCACCGCATCCGCGAGAACGCCGACGTGTTCGGGTTCTCGCTCTCGCCCGCGGACCTGGCCGCGCTCGACGCGCTCGACGAGGGCTACCGGACGAGCTGGGATCCCACCGACGCGCCCTAG
- a CDS encoding NAD-dependent epimerase/dehydratase family protein, with amino-acid sequence MHVLVAGCGWLGSAIARRLLFEGQRVTGIRRDPARAAALASTGIAPLALDLAAPGAEARLPAVDAVVACQSATSDTPEAYRAAYLDANRALLAHARRCGARLVYTGSTGVLGQSDGLDVDESSPPMPLGPTAEVLAEAERAIQAAGAAGLGACVVRLSGLYGPGRAGIVERVRSGRLALGAGEQAWMNFCHLDDAVSFVLAAIARGAPGAVYHGSDAAPARRREVVRWIADRIGVEPARATVAPPGPDRRVLSERTRAALGVTLACPSFREGLIPLVPEVRRA; translated from the coding sequence ATGCACGTGCTGGTGGCGGGGTGCGGCTGGCTGGGCTCGGCGATCGCGAGGCGGTTGCTGTTCGAGGGGCAGCGCGTCACCGGGATCCGTCGCGACCCGGCGCGGGCGGCGGCGCTGGCCTCGACCGGCATCGCGCCGCTCGCGCTGGACCTCGCCGCGCCGGGCGCCGAGGCGCGGCTGCCGGCGGTGGACGCGGTGGTCGCCTGTCAGTCGGCGACCTCCGACACGCCGGAGGCCTACCGCGCCGCGTACCTGGACGCGAACCGCGCGCTGCTCGCGCACGCACGCCGCTGCGGCGCGCGGCTCGTCTACACCGGGTCCACCGGCGTCCTCGGACAGAGCGACGGCCTCGACGTGGACGAGTCGAGCCCGCCCATGCCGCTCGGCCCGACGGCCGAGGTGCTGGCGGAGGCGGAGCGGGCGATCCAGGCGGCAGGCGCGGCGGGGCTGGGGGCCTGCGTGGTGCGCCTGTCCGGCCTGTACGGGCCAGGCCGGGCCGGCATCGTGGAGCGGGTGCGGAGCGGCCGGCTCGCGCTCGGGGCGGGGGAGCAGGCCTGGATGAACTTCTGCCACCTCGACGACGCGGTGTCGTTCGTGCTCGCCGCGATCGCGCGCGGCGCGCCGGGCGCGGTCTACCACGGGAGCGACGCGGCGCCGGCGCGCCGGCGCGAGGTGGTGCGCTGGATCGCGGACCGGATCGGCGTCGAGCCCGCCCGCGCCACGGTGGCGCCGCCGGGCCCGGACCGCCGCGTCCTCTCCGAGCGGACGCGCGCCGCGCTGGGCGTGACGCTCGCCTGCCCGAGCTTCCGGGAGGGGCTCATCCCGCTCGTGCCCGAGGTGCGGCGGGCCTGA